Proteins co-encoded in one endosymbiont 'TC1' of Trimyema compressum genomic window:
- the nadD gene encoding nicotinate-nucleotide adenylyltransferase — MKKVGILGGTFNPIHRGHVALGEAALKVFDLDKVFFIPAGEPYHKKDGNTVRGEERLKLVSLALENAPKLIPLGIDVERKGPTYTIDTINELKIMEPDSQFYIILGSDAFKYIEQWNDIEALAEKVFFIVAVRACEDEIAWRSFVKTMPEYISNKTLIMPLKPYFISSTDIRYKGIRKSKRKLDKRVYNYILAKGLYK; from the coding sequence ATGAAAAAAGTTGGTATTTTAGGAGGAACTTTTAATCCCATTCATAGAGGTCATGTTGCCCTTGGGGAAGCTGCCTTAAAGGTGTTTGATTTAGATAAAGTTTTCTTTATTCCAGCTGGAGAGCCTTATCATAAAAAGGATGGTAACACTGTAAGGGGAGAAGAACGTCTAAAACTAGTGAGTTTGGCTTTGGAAAATGCCCCAAAGCTTATTCCCTTGGGAATTGATGTGGAAAGAAAAGGTCCTACCTATACAATTGATACTATTAATGAGTTGAAAATAATGGAACCTGATAGTCAATTTTATATTATTTTAGGTTCAGATGCCTTTAAATACATTGAACAATGGAATGATATTGAAGCCTTGGCGGAAAAAGTGTTTTTCATAGTTGCTGTTAGAGCTTGCGAAGATGAAATAGCTTGGCGTTCCTTTGTTAAAACAATGCCTGAATATATTAGTAATAAGACACTTATTATGCCTCTCAAACCTTATTTTATTAGCTCAACTGATATTCGCTATAAAGGAATTAGAAAAAGCAAAAGAAAGCTAGATAAAAGAGTCTATAATTATATTCTAGCAAAAGGATTATATAAATAA